The genomic region CTGAGAAAGTGAAACAGATTGCCTCAGATGAATCTATTACAGATCCAAATGTTCGTCAGGAGCTTGGCAGTCCTGTTGGTGAAGGTGTGGGAATTGTTGAAGCAGCAAGAGGAACATTGATTCATCATTATAAGACCGATGAAAAGGGTATAGTTACTGATGCTAATCTTATAGTTGCAACAACTCATAATAAAGGTCCAATGAACATTGCAGTTAAGAGGGCTGCCCAGAACTTTATAAAGAATGGCAAAGTTGATGATGGAATTCTTAATCTTGTTGAGATTGCCTATCGTCCCTATGACCTTTGCTTTGCCTGTTCAACTCATACTCTTCCTGGAAGAATTCCTGTAAGAATTGACATCATTGATCACCACGGTGAAGTTGTAAAAAGCCTCAGAAATTTTGAAATCGCTTAATTTATCAGTCCAGGCGGAGGCATCAGCCTCCGCTTTCAAGTATAACACCACGGATAAAACATGAAAGCTATAGTTGTGGGAATTGGTAATCCAAATTTTAAAGATGATGCAGTAGGGCTTAAGATCGCGGAAAAACTTGATGGATTGGTAGATACAGTTTCTCTTTTAAACATAAGTTTTCAAATTATTGATTCCATACTTGGTTATGACAGAGCTGTGATCGTTGATGGAGTTAAATCAGGAGCTGAACCAGGAAGCATCTTAGAATTTAATACTGATTACTGGGGAAACATATATGCAAGTGGGACACATAATCTCTCAATCTTTGAGATATTAAGAATTGGTTATTCTCTCTTCTCCGATGAAATGCCAGAGGAAATAAAAATCATTGGCGTAGAAGTAGAGGATGTGGAAACCTTAAGCAGGCAGTTGAGTCCTTCTGTTGAGGCAGCAATACCTGAGGTTATATCAAAAATTAAGGAATATTTAGGAATAAAAGAGTTTTAAAGCAAGATAACTTATTATAAAAGCAGCAGATGGCGTGATTACAAAATTAATAGCAATTTTCTTTAAAAGGCTGAGTTTAACTGTAGCAATACCTTTGGACATTCCCACTCCACTTATTCCACCTATTATGCAGTAAGTGGTTGATATAGGCATACCCAGAAAAGTAAAGAATAAAACAGATGCACCTGCACCAAATTGGGCAGCAAATCCAGAGTAAGGGTCTAAGGTGGTAATTCCTTTCCCTACGGTTTCAATAACCCTGTGGCTAAGCAGAGTAGCACCAGAAAAAACCATGATTGAAGCAAGAAAGAAAAGCAGTATTTTATTAATCTCAATTCCTGAATGCATCACAGGTCCAAGAACAGTTGCAAGTTCATTTGCTCCTGTGTTATAGGCAATTAAAGAAGCACTTAAGAGAAGAAAAGTTCTTAAAAGTTTTTCAATCTGGAAGAAAGGAAATTTTGATAGAGTTTTTTCAAGGAGTTTATATAAAAAAAATGAAAAAGCCATGGCTACAAAAGGTGAAATGAGCCAGGATACTATAATTTTTATGATAGATGCAAAGTTAACAGTGCTGTCTGATGCAACTGCAGCACCTGTGAGACTGCCTATTATTACCTGATGAGTTGAAAGAGGAAGCCTGCGCCAGTTTGAAACAATAATCAAAATTGCAGAAATAGTTAATGCAACTATGATAATTGATGAATTAACATCAACAATGTTTTTTCCCACTGTTTTCATGACCTTTTGTCCCTGAAGAAGAATGCCGAGAAAAACA from Thermodesulfovibrio sp. 3907-1M harbors:
- a CDS encoding hydrogenase maturation protease, with the protein product MKAIVVGIGNPNFKDDAVGLKIAEKLDGLVDTVSLLNISFQIIDSILGYDRAVIVDGVKSGAEPGSILEFNTDYWGNIYASGTHNLSIFEILRIGYSLFSDEMPEEIKIIGVEVEDVETLSRQLSPSVEAAIPEVISKIKEYLGIKEF
- a CDS encoding inorganic phosphate transporter; amino-acid sequence: MTEIAVVASLLIAFGIGSNDASNALGICIGAGIIRLKRAIFLFGLLVFLGILLQGQKVMKTVGKNIVDVNSSIIIVALTISAILIIVSNWRRLPLSTHQVIIGSLTGAAVASDSTVNFASIIKIIVSWLISPFVAMAFSFFLYKLLEKTLSKFPFFQIEKLLRTFLLLSASLIAYNTGANELATVLGPVMHSGIEINKILLFFLASIMVFSGATLLSHRVIETVGKGITTLDPYSGFAAQFGAGASVLFFTFLGMPISTTYCIIGGISGVGMSKGIATVKLSLLKKIAINFVITPSAAFIISYLALKLFYS